One genomic region from Deltaproteobacteria bacterium encodes:
- a CDS encoding aldehyde ferredoxin oxidoreductase family protein, which produces MKGYTAKILRVDLSKRRVETEALDETLAQKFIGGSGLAAKILYDETGPETDPLGPENRLIFMTGPFAATPVITSGRHAVVTKSPLTGIFAESDSGGTWGPSLKRAGFDGVVITGKSAKPVYIWVADGKAEIRDASRLWGKDTYELDPLLRKETRDEAVVASIGQGGEKGVRFASIMNDGREGRAAGRGGTGAVMGSKNLKAIVVHGSQEIAIADPEGLKASLKEISPMVAKNAEGMRKNGTAGGVATFEALGSLPLQNWKFQGRWEQGAVKIAGPAMTEKILTGIYHCERCVIGCGRRVKIDKGPYAGVEGGGPEYETVALLGSLCLVDDLEAIAKANELCNRYGIDTISCGAAIAFAMEAYEKGLITKKDTGELELLWGRGDVLVKMVEKIGKREGLGNLLGEGVRIAAEKIGRNAVEFSLHVKGLEIPGHDPRCYNAGAVSYATINRGACHLGFSHVFERVLSMPEIGIEKPLPRLEVKGKGELAAKTQNVMGLFDALKLCKFTMFGGLKLTPILSWYNMVTGIPMDMAEFLKTGERIFNLKRLYNVRCGISRKDDTLPPRFLTLKHEGEGLTPSLPPLGEMLSDYYKFRGWSEEGIPLPEKLQELGL; this is translated from the coding sequence ATGAAAGGATATACGGCAAAAATTCTGCGGGTGGACTTGAGCAAAAGACGTGTGGAAACGGAAGCGCTGGATGAAACCCTGGCCCAAAAATTTATCGGCGGGAGCGGGCTGGCCGCCAAAATTTTGTATGATGAAACGGGGCCGGAGACCGACCCCCTCGGGCCGGAGAATCGACTCATCTTCATGACCGGACCTTTTGCGGCCACGCCGGTAATCACCTCCGGCCGGCACGCCGTGGTCACCAAGTCTCCTCTAACCGGAATTTTTGCGGAATCAGACTCCGGAGGTACGTGGGGGCCATCCCTCAAAAGGGCGGGTTTCGATGGGGTCGTGATTACTGGAAAATCCGCCAAGCCGGTTTACATCTGGGTCGCGGATGGGAAGGCCGAGATCCGGGATGCCTCCCGCCTTTGGGGGAAAGATACCTATGAATTGGATCCGCTCCTCAGGAAAGAAACTCGAGATGAGGCCGTGGTTGCTTCCATTGGACAGGGCGGAGAAAAAGGGGTCAGGTTCGCCAGCATCATGAACGACGGCCGAGAGGGGCGGGCCGCTGGGCGCGGAGGAACCGGCGCAGTTATGGGCTCCAAGAACCTCAAAGCCATCGTGGTCCATGGCAGCCAAGAGATTGCCATCGCCGATCCCGAAGGCCTGAAAGCCTCGCTGAAGGAAATCAGCCCCATGGTGGCCAAGAATGCCGAGGGAATGCGCAAGAATGGAACCGCCGGCGGGGTGGCTACGTTTGAAGCGTTGGGGAGCCTCCCGCTGCAGAATTGGAAATTTCAGGGACGCTGGGAACAGGGAGCGGTAAAAATCGCCGGGCCTGCCATGACCGAAAAGATTCTCACAGGAATTTATCACTGCGAAAGATGCGTCATCGGCTGCGGAAGGAGGGTGAAGATCGACAAAGGTCCGTATGCCGGGGTGGAAGGCGGAGGGCCCGAATACGAAACCGTCGCCCTCTTGGGCAGTCTTTGCCTGGTGGATGACTTGGAAGCAATCGCCAAGGCCAACGAGCTATGCAATCGCTATGGGATCGACACCATCTCCTGCGGAGCGGCCATTGCCTTTGCCATGGAGGCGTACGAAAAAGGGTTGATTACCAAAAAGGATACCGGCGAGTTGGAACTCCTTTGGGGGCGGGGCGATGTATTGGTGAAGATGGTGGAGAAAATCGGCAAGCGGGAAGGCCTGGGCAATCTTTTGGGTGAGGGAGTGAGAATCGCCGCCGAAAAGATCGGCAGGAACGCCGTGGAATTCTCCCTCCATGTAAAAGGTCTGGAAATCCCCGGCCATGATCCCAGATGCTACAATGCCGGGGCGGTGAGCTATGCCACCATCAACAGGGGTGCCTGTCATCTGGGGTTCAGCCATGTCTTCGAACGCGTTCTTTCCATGCCTGAAATTGGAATCGAAAAACCTTTGCCCAGGCTTGAAGTGAAAGGCAAAGGGGAGTTAGCGGCCAAGACCCAAAACGTAATGGGCCTGTTCGATGCCCTGAAGCTCTGCAAGTTTACCATGTTTGGAGGACTCAAACTTACGCCGATCCTTTCCTGGTACAACATGGTTACTGGAATTCCGATGGACATGGCGGAGTTTTTAAAGACAGGGGAGAGGATCTTCAATCTTAAGAGGCTCTACAACGTGCGTTGTGGCATCAGCCGCAAGGATGATACGCTGCCTCCTCGTTTTCTTACTCTGAAGCATGAAGGCGAAGGCCTCACTCCCAGCCTTCCTCCACTGGGGGAGATGCTCAGCGATTATTACAAATTCAGGGGATGGAGCGAAGAGGGGATTCCCCTCCCAGAAAAATTGCAAGAGCTTGGCCTTTAG
- a CDS encoding DUF6364 family protein yields MPNITLNVDEETIKKVRKVAVDKNTTLTEMVRGYLKSIAASDLPVRERTVRELQACFKSLSRDMGKRKWTRDQLHERYGCRL; encoded by the coding sequence ATGCCCAATATTACTCTTAACGTCGACGAGGAAACGATCAAAAAGGTCCGGAAGGTCGCGGTCGATAAAAACACCACTTTAACGGAGATGGTTAGGGGATACCTGAAATCTATAGCCGCAAGCGACCTGCCCGTGAGAGAACGCACGGTGAGAGAATTACAGGCCTGTTTCAAGAGTCTCAGCCGGGATATGGGCAAAAGGAAGTGGACGCGGGATCAGCTCCATGAGCGATATGGTTGCAGACTGTAA
- a CDS encoding divergent polysaccharide deacetylase family protein → MGRSKKKGKRKKNNGRRVTFILIPVFLALSLAFFYILKTASPGKKPGRQVVRISIPKEKIPEEGAGFRSSPQLALIIDDGGYNMENFKEMLGIGKPITYAILPFTPHAREAALLAYRDGSEVMLHLPMEPKNGEQYSLEKNTVRTGMDSKRVQKILEDALKQVPHVRGINNHMGSKATEDPQVMEALMQVLKKEGLYFIDSNTSFQTLGPEMARKAGVASRRNDQFIDREKKIEAIKNAIRLAMRKAKQEGRAVAIGHPHPLTARAIKEMISEIEKEGIRLVFASEVVG, encoded by the coding sequence ATGGGTCGGTCGAAGAAAAAAGGGAAGCGCAAAAAAAACAACGGTCGAAGAGTAACTTTCATTCTTATTCCGGTCTTTCTTGCCCTTTCCCTTGCTTTTTTTTATATACTTAAGACAGCATCACCGGGGAAAAAGCCTGGCCGCCAGGTGGTCCGCATCTCCATCCCTAAGGAGAAAATCCCGGAAGAGGGGGCCGGTTTTCGATCGTCACCACAACTGGCCTTAATCATAGACGATGGCGGTTACAATATGGAAAATTTTAAGGAAATGCTGGGAATCGGAAAGCCGATAACTTATGCCATTCTACCGTTTACACCACATGCCCGGGAGGCCGCACTCCTGGCTTACCGGGATGGATCTGAGGTCATGCTCCACCTGCCCATGGAGCCAAAAAATGGAGAGCAGTATTCTTTGGAAAAAAACACGGTACGGACAGGGATGGACTCGAAACGGGTACAGAAGATTTTGGAAGATGCCCTGAAGCAGGTTCCCCATGTGCGGGGAATCAACAACCATATGGGATCTAAAGCCACCGAAGACCCACAGGTGATGGAAGCCCTGATGCAGGTTTTGAAAAAGGAAGGCCTTTATTTCATCGACAGTAACACCAGCTTCCAGACATTGGGTCCGGAGATGGCCCGAAAAGCAGGCGTTGCCTCTAGGCGCAATGACCAATTTATCGACCGGGAGAAAAAAATAGAGGCCATCAAGAACGCCATTCGTTTGGCCATGAGAAAAGCAAAGCAAGAGGGGAGGGCCGTGGCCATTGGTCATCCCCATCCATTGACCGCCCGAGCCATTAAAGAGATGATATCAGAGATCGAAAAGGAAGGAATCAGGCTCGTTTTCGCGTCTGAGGTTGTGGGATGA
- a CDS encoding nucleotidyltransferase domain-containing protein has product MKESIRSHLSEIEVMENVRIAYACESGSRAWGFPSADSDYDVRFLYVQPVECYLSIDEKRDVIERLASEGLDINGWDLKKALGLFRKSNPPLLEWLGSPIVYLEKYSIAAEMRELTPVYYSPTACLYHYLHMARGNFRDYLKGGEVWVKKYFYVLRPILAMNWIEKGLGVVPTDFNVLVDKLVTDPKLRVEIDRLLSAKRAGAELERAPRIKPISEFIEQELERWGKNEIVNHTRPAASANKLDELFRKSLGEVWRS; this is encoded by the coding sequence GTGAAAGAAAGCATACGTTCTCATCTCAGCGAGATTGAAGTTATGGAAAACGTCAGGATAGCTTACGCCTGCGAGTCGGGCAGCCGGGCCTGGGGGTTTCCATCCGCTGATAGCGATTATGACGTACGTTTCCTGTACGTCCAACCAGTAGAGTGCTACCTGTCCATTGACGAAAAGCGGGACGTTATCGAGCGCCTGGCCAGTGAAGGACTGGATATCAATGGATGGGATTTGAAGAAAGCCTTGGGGCTCTTCCGCAAGTCAAATCCCCCGCTCTTGGAGTGGCTTGGCTCGCCCATCGTTTATCTTGAGAAATATTCCATCGCTGCTGAGATGCGGGAACTAACGCCAGTGTATTACTCTCCAACCGCCTGCTTGTATCACTATCTGCACATGGCACGCGGCAACTTCCGAGACTATTTGAAAGGCGGAGAGGTATGGGTCAAGAAATACTTCTATGTCTTACGCCCCATTTTGGCGATGAATTGGATTGAAAAGGGATTGGGTGTTGTCCCAACTGATTTCAATGTTTTGGTCGATAAACTCGTGACCGATCCGAAGTTGAGAGTAGAAATTGATCGGCTGCTTTCAGCGAAACGGGCTGGGGCAGAATTAGAGCGGGCGCCGAGAATTAAACCAATCAGCGAGTTTATTGAGCAGGAACTTGAACGCTGGGGGAAGAATGAGATAGTGAATCATACACGCCCGGCGGCTTCCGCCAATAAACTTGATGAACTCTTCAGGAAGAGTCTTGGAGAAGTATGGCGGTCGTAA
- a CDS encoding 2-hydroxy-3-oxopropionate reductase yields MLLTWARKRSKGRIKIMADLGFIGVGIMGKPMAGHLVKAGHKVLVYDVNAAAVQELAAKGAVACKSGKEVAEKTGIIIIMVPDTPDVEAVLFGKGGLAEGLKAGSIVVDMSSISPIVTKEFAKRLAAMGVQMLDAPVSGGQVGAENAALSIMVGGDPGVFEKIKPYFELMGKNIVHIGGNGDGQTCKVANQIVVALTIEAVAEALLFASKAGADPVKVRSALLGGFAQSRILDLHGERMIKRTFNPGFRIRLHQKDLNLALQAARSMGLSLPNTATAQELFNAVAAQGGIDLDHSALVFALEKLANHTVSQ; encoded by the coding sequence TTGCTTTTAACGTGGGCGAGGAAACGATCAAAAGGGAGGATAAAAATCATGGCAGATCTTGGATTTATTGGGGTGGGAATCATGGGCAAACCGATGGCGGGCCATCTGGTCAAGGCCGGCCACAAGGTCTTGGTTTATGACGTTAACGCCGCGGCGGTTCAGGAGCTTGCGGCCAAAGGTGCGGTGGCCTGCAAAAGCGGCAAAGAGGTAGCGGAAAAAACCGGCATCATTATCATCATGGTTCCGGACACGCCGGATGTAGAGGCCGTGCTCTTCGGGAAAGGCGGCTTGGCGGAAGGACTAAAGGCCGGTTCCATTGTGGTGGACATGAGTTCCATCTCCCCCATCGTCACGAAGGAATTTGCCAAGAGATTGGCGGCCATGGGCGTGCAGATGCTCGACGCCCCTGTATCCGGCGGCCAGGTGGGCGCTGAAAATGCCGCCCTTTCCATCATGGTGGGAGGCGACCCCGGGGTCTTCGAAAAAATCAAGCCCTACTTCGAGCTCATGGGGAAGAACATCGTCCATATCGGCGGCAATGGGGATGGTCAGACCTGCAAAGTGGCCAACCAGATCGTCGTCGCCCTTACCATTGAGGCCGTGGCCGAAGCGCTCCTGTTTGCCTCCAAGGCCGGTGCCGATCCCGTTAAGGTCAGGTCTGCGCTGCTGGGGGGATTTGCCCAGAGCCGCATCCTGGATTTGCATGGGGAGCGGATGATCAAACGCACCTTCAACCCTGGCTTTCGCATCCGCCTTCATCAAAAAGACCTGAACCTGGCCTTGCAGGCGGCCCGTTCCATGGGGTTGAGCTTGCCCAACACCGCCACGGCCCAGGAGCTCTTCAACGCCGTGGCCGCCCAGGGAGGGATCGACCTGGACCACTCGGCCCTGGTCTTCGCCCTGGAAAAGCTGGCCAATCATACCGTTAGTCAATAG